Part of the Mycteria americana isolate JAX WOST 10 ecotype Jacksonville Zoo and Gardens chromosome 10, USCA_MyAme_1.0, whole genome shotgun sequence genome, GTGCACGTGGGCCTCCCCGGGGGCAGGGGGCGCTGCGCGGCGGCGCTGAGGCGGGATGTGGCGGTCGGAGCAGCCGCCGGCGGGCTCCGGCTCGCCGGGCTGCCCCGACCTGCTGCGACACGTAGGCCCTCCGcgctcgccccgctccccgctgtaCTTCAGCTTCTTTGAGGAGGAGTGCCGTGCCATCGCCTCCCGCCTGCGCCTCGGCGCCGCCGCTGCGGCGGAGCCCTTGCCGAGCCCGGGCGAGGGCAGCGCCCTgtggcccgccgccgccgggctcgtCACCTCCACGCCGCTGCAGGACTCGCCGCCCCTCGACGAGGGGGCCCCGGGCAGCGCCACGCCCATCGCCCGCCCGAGCACGGGTGGCTGCGAGGCCGCCGCCGCCTtgggcccggcccgcggggagccccggcgccTCCCGCAGCCCGCTGCCGGCGGTTGCCCCGGTGCAGCGCGGTCCGGTTCCCGCCTCGCTCGCCCGCAGGCCCTGTCCCGTAAGGCAGCACGGCGCGGTGTCGGACAGCCCCCTTtcggcgggccgggccccgcgggcctcccccgcacccccgcccggtccccgggccgcggcggcggcaggctCTCTCTCCCCCGGGCACGGGCCTCTCTGGGTCTGGAGCTCCCCAAGGCCGGCAAGGGCCTCCGTGCCCCGGGAACgaagctcccccagcccccaggtgAGCCGGGTCGCTGGAGAGAGCCCCAGCACAGCGACCGCTTCCCCGGGGCTGCAAAGCTCTCTCTTCCCCAGGTACCAAGCTGAAGCTGATGCCAGCGGCTAAGTCCAGGCTTCAGCATCCCAGCAGGGCTTTGCAGCTGGCACAACCCTCTGCTGTTCCCAGACCCACCTCCCGGGACACAGAGATGGAAAGTAATTCTGCACCTGCCAGTTGCCTCATGCAAAGCAGGGAAGCTTGGGGGGACTGATGCTGCAGCTAGAAGGGGGAAGATGTGGGCTGcagcatgggatggggatggagtgGGGGGACTGGGGAGTCCCTGGAAGTGGCGCAGGTAGGAGGCCAGGAAATGTGCTCATGCCCCAAGTGCTGTATTAATTAGCACTGTCTGGCTTCCCGCCGATGTGGGCTAGCAGCCTGTTAGCTTGGAGCCCTCGCCCCAAGCTCTTGTGGGGTTGTGGGGGTGCTGGTGCCCGTGGGCCTGGGGCGGGCAGCCTGGCTGAGCCCTGGGCTGCCCTAGGAGAGGTGCAGTGTAGCTGCTTTGGATTGGCAGCCTCTGTGCCTAATGTTTGTCCGCTATAGCTGCTGTCAAGGTTGGGGGCCGCAGACGGCCCTCCTGGAGGCTCTCTACAGCGATTCCTGCCATGGCTTCTTGCTCCCGACTGCAGCCGCTGGGAAAAGTGGCTTCCCCCAAGCGCTTTTGCCTCGGTAAGGGTGAATTTGGGCAGAAGCCCCGGAGGGTCTGGTGTCATGGGAggggggagctgctgccctggggagaaCATTCAGGTCTTGGCTGCAGAGTCAAGGCTGATCCCAGGCAAAGGACAGGAGGGACAGCGTGTGCTCGGGCTCAGAGGAGGGGAAGTGAAATGCAGAGCAGTAAGGCTAGGCAAAGTCCCTTTCCCTGGAGAGGCACCCCACAAAGAGCCTGAACAAATCTGGTGCTCTAGCTCATCTGTAGGACAGGGAGCGGCCCCGGTCAGTGCATGTTGCTGCCAGGGCACTGTCTGAGCAGGGGTTGATGTTCTTCGCTTTCATTTCCTGGATCCCACTTCAGGATCAACTACACAGGAGCTGATGTGCAATACAACCCGAGAGCTGAAGGAAAATGGTGAGAGCAAAGAACGGCTGGTTGCAGCAGGGACTGTCTTGGGAGCAGGTGAGCAGTATGGAGGTGTGGTCCCACCCAGGAGTGGGGAGCTGGAGCTTGCTCCCCTGTAGAGAGGAGCCCCTCTGGAGCTTTCCTGGCTCCTGACTGCCAAAGACCTGCTGAAAACCAAGGGTCATGTGAGCGTACCACGGTGAGGAGAGTCTACATTTCTGCATTGGGCTCTGGTGGATTCTTGCCTTGTGTTGGGGTGAGCATGGGGAAACATGGGCAGCTGCCTTGTTTGGCAGTGCCACTCGCCAGCAGGGTCCTCGCTGAACAGGTGTGCCTGGGGGTgctccagcctgctctgcaggcagggtgctCTGCCTTGCCTGAGAACTGCAGGTGGGCAGCCTGCAGTCC contains:
- the LOC142414939 gene encoding uncharacterized protein LOC142414939 isoform X2, whose translation is MWRSEQPPAGSGSPGCPDLLRHVGPPRSPRSPLYFSFFEEECRAIASRLRLGAAAAAEPLPSPGEGSALWPAAAGLVTSTPLQDSPPLDEGAPGSATPIARPSTGGCEAAAALGPARGEPRRLPQPAAGGCPGAARSGSRLARPQALSRKAARRGVGQPPFGGPGPAGLPRTPARSPGRGGGRLSLPRARASLGLELPKAGKGLRAPGTKLPQPPGTKLKLMPAAKSRLQHPSRALQLAQPSAVPRPTSRDTEMERSTTQELMCNTTRELKENGESKERLVAAGTVLGAGKADQTWVCVGSSFSSELPPALTPGCGDAVPAEQSAGDQLSEELKRVKNELERMKGELADKTAQCEAYRQTISSLQAQLRAAGICLEDAAVEESGDSGRD
- the LOC142414939 gene encoding uncharacterized protein LOC142414939 isoform X1, with protein sequence MWRSEQPPAGSGSPGCPDLLRHVGPPRSPRSPLYFSFFEEECRAIASRLRLGAAAAAEPLPSPGEGSALWPAAAGLVTSTPLQDSPPLDEGAPGSATPIARPSTGGCEAAAALGPARGEPRRLPQPAAGGCPGAARSGSRLARPQALSRKAARRGVGQPPFGGPGPAGLPRTPARSPGRGGGRLSLPRARASLGLELPKAGKGLRAPGTKLPQPPGTKLKLMPAAKSRLQHPSRALQLAQPSAVPRPTSRDTEMETAVKVGGRRRPSWRLSTAIPAMASCSRLQPLGKVASPKRFCLGSTTQELMCNTTRELKENGESKERLVAAGTVLGAGKADQTWVCVGSSFSSELPPALTPGCGDAVPAEQSAGDQLSEELKRVKNELERMKGELADKTAQCEAYRQTISSLQAQLRAAGICLEDAAVEESGDSGRD